One genomic region from Cyanobium usitatum str. Tous encodes:
- a CDS encoding P-II family nitrogen regulator, whose protein sequence is MKQIQAIIRPEKLDAVKDALVSLGINGMTVTSVQGFGKQMGYTEVYRGVKVEARLLSKTMITAVVTDAALAGVVEAIKSAAQTGEIGDGKIIVLPVEASIRIRTGETGDVTLD, encoded by the coding sequence GTGAAACAGATCCAAGCCATCATCCGCCCCGAAAAGCTTGATGCCGTCAAGGATGCTCTTGTGAGCCTCGGCATCAACGGCATGACAGTCACCTCCGTTCAGGGCTTCGGCAAGCAGATGGGTTACACCGAGGTCTACCGGGGCGTCAAGGTGGAAGCCCGGCTGCTCTCTAAGACCATGATCACAGCCGTGGTAACAGATGCCGCCCTTGCTGGCGTGGTCGAGGCGATCAAGTCTGCAGCCCAAACCGGCGAGATTGGCGACGGCAAGATCATCGTCCTCCCCGTGGAAGCTTCCATCAGGATTCGAACGGGCGAAACAGGTGATGTCACCCTGGATTAA
- a CDS encoding phycocyanin subunit beta: MFDAFTKVVAQADARGEFINAGQIDALAAMVAESNKRMDTVNRITSNASAIVTKAARDLFDQQSSLIAPGGNAYTSRRMAACLRDMEIILRYVTYAIFNGDASVLEDRCLNGLRETYLALGVPGASVAEGVRKMKDAAISIANDRNGITPGDCSALMSEVGTYFDRAAAAVG, encoded by the coding sequence ATGTTCGACGCCTTCACCAAGGTTGTTGCCCAGGCTGATGCCCGTGGCGAATTCATTAACGCCGGCCAGATCGATGCCCTCGCGGCGATGGTTGCTGAAAGTAACAAGCGCATGGATACGGTGAACCGCATCACCTCCAACGCTTCTGCCATCGTTACCAAAGCTGCTCGCGATCTCTTCGATCAGCAGTCCTCCTTGATCGCTCCAGGTGGCAACGCCTACACCAGCCGCCGCATGGCTGCTTGCCTGCGCGATATGGAGATCATTCTCCGCTACGTCACCTATGCCATTTTCAACGGCGATGCTTCCGTGCTGGAAGACCGCTGCCTCAACGGCCTGCGTGAGACCTACCTCGCCCTCGGCGTTCCTGGCGCTTCTGTGGCAGAAGGCGTTCGCAAAATGAAGGACGCTGCTATCTCGATCGCTAACGATCGCAACGGCATCACCCCTGGCGATTGCTCCGCCTTGATGTCCGAAGTTGGCACCTACTTCGACCGCGCTGCTGCTGCAGTAGGCTGA
- a CDS encoding glutathione S-transferase family protein — protein sequence MESTAEEVLDWQELTQLVAQPGDPINGPASAQANLRLFGHQEQDVRVTLFRDHHAWCPYCQKVWLWLEERRVPYRVRKVTMFCYGEKETWFKRLVPSGMLPALELDGRLITESDRILEALEGAFGSLGPGMGDPAVLPLRQLERLLFRAWCQWLCSPGLRPAQEEAARASFQRIASKFEQALSQHSGPFLLGELGTADLVFVPYVERMAASLAYYKGFLLRSEHPAIGRWFEALEQRPSYLGTQSDFHTHAHDLPPQMGGCYASGEANQQALASQIDRGPWPLGSPDPETSQTEPANAAAFALSRVIKHRAAILGRSPLGAEKFDVPLRTALTALIHAKPLPAPAGSAPALRYLRDRISVPRDMPLHAARRLRQALETTASLDPLAGTAQGEPLPVAHRRDQDPKPFLQAAPSVFPVA from the coding sequence ATGGAGTCGACAGCCGAGGAAGTGCTCGATTGGCAAGAGCTCACTCAGCTGGTAGCCCAGCCAGGCGATCCCATCAACGGGCCCGCCAGTGCCCAGGCGAACCTGCGCCTGTTCGGCCACCAGGAGCAGGACGTTCGCGTCACCTTGTTTCGCGATCACCATGCCTGGTGCCCCTACTGCCAGAAGGTTTGGCTCTGGCTGGAAGAAAGGCGGGTGCCCTACCGGGTGCGCAAGGTCACGATGTTTTGCTACGGCGAAAAGGAGACATGGTTCAAGCGGCTGGTGCCTTCGGGGATGCTGCCGGCGCTTGAGCTCGATGGCCGCCTGATCACGGAGAGCGATCGCATCTTGGAGGCCCTTGAAGGGGCTTTCGGCAGCTTGGGCCCGGGCATGGGCGACCCCGCAGTGCTGCCCCTGCGCCAGCTCGAGCGGTTGTTGTTTCGCGCCTGGTGCCAATGGCTCTGCAGTCCGGGCCTACGGCCTGCCCAAGAGGAAGCTGCCCGGGCGTCTTTTCAGCGCATCGCCAGCAAATTTGAGCAGGCGCTCAGCCAACACAGTGGGCCGTTTCTGCTTGGCGAGTTAGGCACCGCTGATCTGGTGTTCGTGCCCTACGTGGAGCGCATGGCTGCAAGCCTGGCCTACTACAAGGGTTTTCTGCTGCGCAGCGAACATCCGGCCATTGGCCGCTGGTTTGAGGCCCTGGAGCAGCGCCCCAGCTACTTAGGCACCCAGAGCGACTTCCACACCCATGCCCACGACCTACCGCCCCAGATGGGTGGCTGCTACGCCAGCGGAGAGGCCAACCAACAAGCACTGGCCAGCCAAATCGATCGGGGCCCCTGGCCCCTGGGCAGCCCCGACCCGGAAACCAGCCAAACCGAACCGGCCAATGCGGCAGCTTTTGCCCTCAGCCGGGTGATCAAGCACCGAGCGGCGATTCTTGGCCGCAGCCCCCTGGGAGCGGAAAAATTCGATGTCCCGCTCCGCACAGCTCTCACGGCCCTGATCCACGCCAAGCCCCTGCCAGCACCGGCGGGCTCTGCCCCTGCCCTGCGCTACTTGCGCGATCGGATCAGCGTGCCGCGGGACATGCCGCTGCATGCGGCCCGGCGCCTGCGCCAGGCACTGGAAACCACGGCCAGCCTCGATCCGCTGGCTGGCACAGCCCAGGGAGAGCCGCTCCCGGTGGCCCATCGCCGTGATCAAGATCCCAAGCCATTTCTCCAGGCTGCCCCTAGCGTTTTTCCAGTCGCCTAG
- a CDS encoding DUF2808 domain-containing protein: MNLARLRRLALGVALAASIGPGLIGTARALELRGSTYFTSPPWKVDLVSYYTTIWQPFAKYYFTISLDADAGAALGGLTIQQTRGVDNRFPFAVERTEAFLGRPRQRGQRLPVQAEFDAAARQFSLTFPEPIPPGSTFTVVLRPWNNPSFSDTYMFQVTAYPAGPNPSPAPVGFGTLRIYDPDWR; encoded by the coding sequence ATGAACCTGGCTCGACTTCGCCGCCTTGCCCTTGGAGTGGCCCTAGCTGCCTCGATTGGCCCAGGGCTGATTGGCACTGCCCGAGCCCTGGAGCTCAGGGGGTCTACCTACTTCACCAGCCCCCCCTGGAAGGTGGATCTGGTGAGCTACTACACCACTATTTGGCAGCCTTTTGCCAAGTATTACTTCACGATCAGCCTCGATGCCGACGCCGGTGCCGCCTTGGGCGGCCTCACCATTCAGCAGACCCGCGGGGTAGACAATCGCTTCCCATTTGCTGTGGAGCGCACCGAAGCCTTTTTGGGCCGGCCACGCCAGCGGGGCCAGCGGCTGCCAGTGCAGGCGGAGTTTGATGCTGCTGCAAGGCAGTTCAGCCTCACCTTCCCTGAACCAATCCCCCCCGGCTCCACCTTCACCGTGGTGCTCAGACCCTGGAACAACCCATCTTTTTCAGACACCTACATGTTCCAGGTGACGGCCTATCCAGCCGGCCCCAACCCCTCGCCAGCGCCGGTGGGATTTGGCACCCTGCGGATCTACGACCCCGATTGGCGCTGA
- a CDS encoding DUF427 domain-containing protein yields the protein MQAQWNGQVIASSDDIVKVDGNAYFPAAALDPDCIRPSSHTSVCGWKGTAHYYDLVVNGQVNANAVWFYPEPKEAAANIRGRVAFWKGVQVT from the coding sequence ATGCAAGCCCAGTGGAATGGTCAGGTGATCGCCAGCAGCGATGACATCGTCAAGGTCGACGGCAACGCCTATTTCCCCGCCGCCGCCCTTGACCCCGACTGCATCCGCCCCTCCAGCCACACCAGCGTGTGTGGCTGGAAAGGCACGGCCCACTACTACGACCTAGTGGTCAATGGTCAGGTAAACGCCAATGCGGTCTGGTTTTATCCAGAGCCCAAGGAGGCGGCCGCCAACATCCGCGGCCGGGTGGCCTTCTGGAAGGGAGTGCAGGTGACCTGA
- a CDS encoding SgcJ/EcaC family oxidoreductase — MLNPLLRHFQTGLQLCGLVLALSVALLAPPVLALEASAYPSTQQAACSPLDERQVEGWFESWNQALATGDPAQVAQLYGDHALLLPTLSSELRETPEAITDYFNSFLARHPSGSVTHRQIRLGCNGAVDAGTYRFTLHDPEATVEARYTFVYGLEDGKWRILHHHSSLQPS; from the coding sequence TTGCTGAATCCCTTGCTTCGCCACTTCCAGACTGGCCTGCAGCTTTGCGGTTTGGTCCTAGCCCTTTCCGTAGCTCTGCTGGCCCCACCGGTGCTGGCGCTTGAGGCCAGTGCTTACCCCAGCACCCAGCAAGCCGCCTGCAGCCCCCTCGATGAGCGGCAGGTGGAAGGCTGGTTTGAAAGCTGGAATCAGGCCTTAGCCACCGGCGATCCGGCCCAAGTCGCCCAGCTCTATGGCGACCATGCCTTGCTGCTGCCGACTCTCTCTAGTGAGTTGCGCGAGACACCAGAGGCCATCACTGATTACTTCAACTCCTTCTTGGCCCGCCACCCCAGTGGCAGCGTCACCCACCGTCAGATCCGTTTGGGTTGCAATGGAGCCGTAGATGCGGGCACCTACCGGTTCACCCTCCATGACCCAGAGGCCACGGTGGAGGCTCGCTACACATTTGTGTATGGCTTGGAAGATGGCAAGTGGCGGATCCTCCATCACCACTCCTCCTTGCAACCCAGCTGA
- a CDS encoding glutamine synthetase III family protein, translated as MPSSHRYAALQQIQRRRPVVTTAAGPFDELWASDVFGLQAMKEALPGRIFKSIQLTIREGGKLDLSLANAVADAMKTWASARGALYYAHVFYPLTNSTAEKHDGFISPKSDGRVITEFTGKLLVQGEPDGSSFPNGGIRSTFEARGYTAWDITSPAYLMQTPNGVTLCIPTVFVSWTGEALDKKTPLLRSNAAMNRQAQRLLRLLGETDVAPVNSSCGAEQEYFLVDNAFVALRPDLLLAGRTLFGAPPAKGQQFDDHYFGAIPERVQVFMQDVEQQLYRLGVPAKTRHNEVAPGQFEIAPYFEAANVATDHQQLTMTVLKSTAKKHGFSCLLHEKPFAGINGSGKHVNWSIGNATQGNLLDPGQTPHDNLQFLLFCAAVIRGVHSYGPLLRSVVATAGNDHRLGANEAPPAIISVYLGSQLEDVFNQIREGNLQSSAKGGVMTLGVDTLPEFTKDPGDRNRTSPFAFTGNRFEFRAVGSNQSVAGPLVAMNTVLADSIGWIADRLQSQLDSGTALGEAAFNVLQQVMREHGAVVFGGDGYSSEWHRLAVEERGLENLRTCADALPVLQRPEVRELFERQGVLSAVELESRFEVYAEQYVLAIEVEAKLALQIARTQVYPAAVRYLGELGQALQEQQAMGLHPNLKLRNQLGELLEQLNNGCESLDQALHAAPHGSEAHMRHCADSLMPLIGDLRAAVDGLEGLVDDGLWPLPSYQEMLFMR; from the coding sequence ATGCCCAGCTCGCACCGTTACGCCGCCCTCCAGCAGATTCAGCGGCGACGCCCGGTGGTGACAACTGCTGCCGGCCCCTTCGATGAGCTGTGGGCTAGCGACGTATTCGGCCTCCAGGCGATGAAGGAAGCCTTGCCTGGACGCATCTTTAAATCGATCCAGCTCACCATCCGGGAAGGCGGCAAGCTCGATTTGTCGTTGGCCAACGCCGTGGCCGACGCCATGAAGACCTGGGCCAGCGCCCGTGGAGCGCTGTATTACGCCCACGTTTTTTACCCGCTCACCAACTCCACGGCCGAGAAGCACGACGGCTTCATTTCGCCCAAAAGTGATGGTCGGGTGATCACCGAGTTCACGGGCAAGCTGCTGGTACAGGGCGAGCCCGACGGCTCCTCCTTCCCCAATGGCGGCATTCGATCCACCTTTGAGGCCCGCGGCTACACCGCTTGGGACATCACCAGCCCCGCCTACCTGATGCAGACCCCCAATGGGGTCACCCTCTGCATTCCCACCGTTTTTGTTTCCTGGACCGGGGAGGCCCTAGATAAAAAAACGCCGCTGCTGCGCTCCAACGCCGCCATGAATCGCCAGGCCCAGCGCCTGCTGCGTCTGCTCGGTGAAACCGACGTTGCTCCGGTGAACTCCAGCTGCGGCGCCGAGCAGGAGTATTTCCTGGTCGACAACGCCTTCGTCGCCCTGCGCCCAGACCTGCTCCTCGCTGGCCGCACCCTGTTTGGCGCCCCGCCCGCCAAGGGCCAGCAATTCGACGACCACTACTTCGGCGCCATCCCCGAGCGCGTCCAGGTGTTCATGCAGGACGTGGAGCAGCAGCTCTACCGCCTGGGCGTTCCCGCCAAGACTCGCCACAACGAGGTGGCACCTGGGCAATTTGAAATTGCGCCCTACTTCGAAGCCGCCAATGTCGCTACCGACCACCAGCAGCTCACCATGACCGTGCTCAAGAGCACGGCCAAAAAGCATGGCTTCTCCTGCCTGCTGCACGAAAAGCCCTTCGCGGGCATCAACGGCTCGGGTAAGCACGTCAACTGGTCGATCGGCAACGCCACCCAGGGCAACCTGCTCGACCCCGGCCAAACGCCCCATGACAACCTGCAGTTCCTGCTGTTCTGCGCCGCCGTGATTCGCGGCGTCCACAGCTACGGGCCCCTGCTGCGCTCGGTGGTGGCGACCGCTGGCAACGATCACCGCCTCGGCGCCAATGAGGCTCCCCCGGCGATCATCTCGGTCTATTTGGGCAGCCAGCTCGAGGATGTGTTCAACCAGATCCGCGAGGGCAACCTGCAGAGTTCCGCCAAGGGCGGCGTGATGACCCTGGGGGTGGACACCCTGCCGGAATTCACCAAAGACCCCGGCGATCGCAACCGCACCTCACCATTTGCTTTTACGGGCAACCGCTTTGAATTCCGCGCAGTTGGCTCCAACCAATCGGTTGCCGGGCCCCTGGTGGCGATGAACACGGTGCTGGCCGATTCGATCGGCTGGATTGCCGATCGGCTGCAAAGTCAGCTCGACAGCGGCACCGCCCTAGGCGAGGCGGCCTTCAACGTGCTCCAGCAGGTGATGCGAGAGCACGGCGCCGTGGTGTTTGGCGGCGACGGCTACTCCAGCGAATGGCATCGCCTGGCTGTCGAAGAGCGTGGCCTGGAAAACCTGCGCACTTGCGCCGACGCCTTGCCAGTGCTGCAACGTCCGGAGGTGCGGGAGCTGTTTGAGCGCCAGGGAGTGCTCAGTGCGGTGGAGCTGGAGAGCCGCTTTGAGGTGTACGCCGAGCAGTACGTGCTGGCGATTGAAGTGGAGGCAAAGCTGGCCCTGCAGATCGCTCGCACCCAGGTATATCCAGCTGCTGTGCGTTATCTAGGCGAGCTGGGCCAGGCCCTGCAGGAGCAGCAGGCAATGGGTCTGCATCCCAATCTCAAACTGCGCAATCAGTTGGGCGAACTGCTCGAGCAGCTCAACAACGGTTGCGAGAGCCTCGATCAGGCCCTACATGCCGCGCCCCACGGCAGCGAAGCCCACATGCGTCACTGCGCCGACAGCCTGATGCCGCTTATCGGCGACCTGCGTGCGGCGGTGGATGGCCTGGAGGGCTTGGTCGACGACGGTCTCTGGCCCCTGCCCAGCTACCAGGAGATGCTGTTTATGCGCTGA
- a CDS encoding Hepatitis C virus core protein gives MLQHPPRGYVTLARLGLMANGLAIPLGLAVILLDPTWRTANLVVGASAVLPTAVVGLVASIALLKWRAWGQILAIVALSMALAVGLPYGIVRLALLSEGRLLTAVLSGLLWAATTAALVFWSRPSIRRYLI, from the coding sequence ATGTTGCAGCATCCCCCCCGCGGTTACGTGACCCTGGCTCGCCTGGGTTTAATGGCCAATGGTCTGGCCATTCCCCTCGGCCTGGCGGTAATCCTGCTGGATCCCACCTGGCGCACGGCCAATCTGGTGGTGGGCGCCAGTGCCGTGCTGCCTACGGCCGTGGTGGGCCTGGTGGCCTCGATCGCCCTGCTCAAGTGGCGTGCCTGGGGCCAGATCCTTGCGATCGTGGCCCTTTCTATGGCTCTGGCGGTGGGGCTGCCTTACGGAATCGTGCGCCTGGCTCTGCTCAGTGAGGGCCGATTGCTCACCGCAGTGCTGTCTGGTCTGCTTTGGGCCGCTACCACTGCTGCGCTGGTTTTCTGGAGTCGGCCCAGCATTCGCCGTTACTTGATCTGA